From the Hordeum vulgare subsp. vulgare chromosome 1H, MorexV3_pseudomolecules_assembly, whole genome shotgun sequence genome, the window catataactcactgacaccggaggaatgctttgtgtgtatcaaacgtcgcaacgtaactgggtgactataaagatgctctacaggtatctccgaaggtgttagttgagttagtatggatcaagactgggatttgtcactccgtgtgacggagaggtatctcagggcccactcggtaatacaacatcacacacaagccttgcaagcaatgtgacttagtgtaagttgcaggatcttgtattacggaacgagtaaagagacttgccagtaaacgagattgaaataggtatgcggatactgacgatcgaatctcgggcaagtaacataccgaaggacaaagggaatgacatacgggattatatgaatccttggcactgaggttcaaacgataagatcttcgtagaatatgtaggatccaatatgggcatccaggtcccgctattggatattgaccgaggagtctctcgggtcatgtctacatagttctcgaacccgcagggtctgcacacttaagggtcgacgttgttttatgcgtatttgagttatatggttggttaccgaatgttgttcggagtcccggatgagatcacggacgtcacaagggtttccggaatggtccggaaacgaagattgatatataggatgacctcatttgattgccggaaggttttcggagttaccgggaatgtaccgggaatgacgaaatgggttccgggagttcaccggggggggcaacccaccccggggaagcccataggctttggggagacacaccagcccttagtgggctggtgggacagccccaagtgggcctatgcgccaagagaagaaaatcaaaggaaaagaaaaaaaaaagagggaagaagtgggaagggagggggactcctcccaccaaaccaagtccaactcggtttggggggggagtcctcccccccttggctcggccgaccccttgggagtcccttggaccccaaggcaaggtccccctccctcctcctatatatatggggcttttagggcagatttgggacgactttctcacggctgcccgaccacatacctcaatagtttttcctctagatcgcgtttctgcggagctcgggcggagccctgctgagacgaggtcatcaccaacctccggagcgccgtcacgctgccggagaactcttctacctctccatctctcttgctggatcaagaaggccgagatcatcgtcgagctgtacgtgtgctgaacgcggaggtgccgtccgttcggtactagatcgtgggactgatcgcgggattgttcgcggggcggatcgagggacgtgaggacgttccactacatcaaccgcgttctctaacgcttctgctgtacgatctacaaggttacgtagatcactcatcccctctcgtagatggacatcaccatgataggtcttcgtgcgcgtaggaaaatttttgtttcccatgcgacgttccccaacatgggtGTCTTCAAGCCAGCAAGGGCGGCCTGAAGCGTGTCGGCGGATACCCCAGCGGGatcaccagcgtctgctgacgccttgccatgatccTTGCTGGTACCAGCGCCaacgaccatcacctccacgacattGGAGACGTTGGCGACGTGATACGGGGTGCTGAACCCCGCATACGACGGAGGACCGTCGAAGACGAGCACGTTGCTCGGGTACATGTCGAGTGCAGCGCCTCCACgagggagagcctactgaagctggcacaTAACGCATCAACGTCGAGGTCCTCGCCGAAATAGCGAGGACCGTCGTTGAGGCGCAAGTCGCTAAAGAGAACACTGAGATTCTCCAtagcggcgacgacgatgacgctcGGGAGCGACTCGTCATCCGACTCCACATCGGAGTCAAAGTGGCGgatggggacgtcgatcatcatcggtgaagcctcatcgaaagcaggctccacgggcatgcagatcggtccGGACGCGATGTATCCAGTGGTGTAAGCACAGGGCCCCGCCCAGCACGTGAAaccagccgatgccgcggacggccccacggtgggcgccaaatgtcggtgaatactcacaacataagccatgggtaggctaaagatggtggggaaCCGAATGCACACCGAAGgacgctggggacgaggttggtacaagcatggaacgcatgatgtacccaggttcagggctctccgtagagataatacccctaatcctgacggagtgtatgatgtatgagtagaACTACAagatgctcctggagctgtattgcggaggaggaatagtgagcagccggctcgtctctgcctctcctatgtggtaagtgtgtgtgttgagttgaccgaccctctgcatggagggggccggggggttttatagacgaacccaccggcctacaatatggataaagggtacaagtgtggggcccagatggcagcctcgccggccagccagggggcccacggggtcttgtcttgtcacttgaggggcccgccggctgcgaggtcccgtctggctgcaggacccgccggctagccaataagactctcgcgtaaggttgacacaggtaaggcccaactttggtgttaaatttgctaacaacttcataaaaagcatagggaatagctaccccgaggaacttcATCAacccccctgggccagtgctcttcAAGAGTGTTGGTCCGAACTGTCAACCGCTGGTGGCCGCCAAGGGCAACTCTGCGATTGGCCTACCGGAATTTTGGacaatccgacgtgtcctgagactgagatacgcggctcttatcggggtcgttgcCACGTTgggaggtcttgctggacttgtcttaccttaacaatatatcttgtgcattgggattccggtgagactttggatcttctcaaagttgaggtttccactaaggaatccgacgagatcgcgagtttcgtggttgaggatttatatgcggcatgtggtaatttgtgatggattagttggagcacccctgcagggttaaatctttcgaaaagccatgcATGCGGTTATGTGTCAATCATGGATACTTtgttaacatacggttctagataacttaaagtaacttaattaaacctgccaactgtgtgcataaccgtgaatgtctccttcagagttccttctctgaccgagaacatggtggggttatgactgacgtaagtaagtgttcaggatcacttagtgattattcttagttaACGAAcgtcttgcgtagaccaccatatctttAATTCTTGTTCCACGTAAGTtatccaccataaatgcttaggttgctgcatactcaaacacatacccaacctcacctaataacttagttagattcgataccaaggtcatgagattgcttagtccttgtggctcacagattactacaaccatccacaggtacaggtaccccagatacAGATGCTTCCGAGgataaccagctgaagtgggagtttgacgaggatAGTGGCAGACTATACGTGACGTACCCCGAGgattagaggcacttggtcgtgatcgtgggcctagcaaggcgggatagcattagcttttgttgtttatcttgtccgtagacggaccttgtttgtatctggatAATGAATGTGTGTGGAATTTTAATttaccttgtggcgagtgtaagccaaatcttattactcttccatctattatgtattggaatgtttatcctgcttgcgaaacacttagatgtgactctttccccttttgaggcatcgcccccaaataaggaaagtgtcgcatcttagtcgttacaagttggtatcagagccgaccctcgcggttacacggatgtttacaGACAGGTGtgtggtcatgttgttcatgacgtttgtgacccatcGCGGCACACGGCAtgacacatgtactggactggatgcacagacgtttgtgccaagagggaacgctacTGTGGCCCGACAAGGAcgccggttcctctgagtggtggtgtatgtgatagcctcgcatattagggatgatagactactcatatcaataaggaattccttcttttttgggagcccattcgaacagaactcccaggttatgcGTGCTCGGCTtgcagtagttctaggatgggtgaccgaccgggaagttgatcccaagcttggagtagttctaggatgggtgaccgacagggaagttgatcccgggtgcgcatgagtgaggaaaaaGTGTGCACGAAAGACTGGTATTGATATATGGGGCCAatctagatcctgccaggagtaacgaccgtccaGGGCGTTACATCccatatccattttctgaaagTGAACCACCTACACCTGTGTTGAAATCAAGGGGATTTCACTCCAACATTTGATCCTTGATTTCTAACTCTCTTAATTTACTTTCCACTCCAATCCTTCTCCTACTACCATGCTAAATCTATGAGAGACTGATTGAGTGTTGactagactatcttttgaagcacaagagcaaggagttcatcatcaatAATAACagttattaccttttggagagtggtatcTCCTAGATTTGTTAGACATCACTTTGGAGCTTCCAAATCTTATGGAGTTAAACCAAGGAGTTTGCAAGGACAAGGAGATCACTTACTTCATAAAGAACCACCCTAAGTGAGGTTAGTCCTTCGTGGACACAATCCATGATGGTATAGACgaagttgcttcttcgtggaccctttgtCAGTGGATCCCTTCATGGACTCATGCtatcgttaccctctgtgggttgaagtctacaTCAATGTGTACGCACGATAGCACCAtctatcagaaccacgccaaaaatcaccatgtctTCATTACATTTGATTTCTTTGATCCCTCCTTTACATGCATATGCAAAGTCATTACTTTCCACTGCCCATTATCTAGACTTGCACGTGTAGGGTGTTGGTTGAGTTGTGTGAATAGCTAAAACTTGCCAAGATGTAAAATTGTGAAAAATCTAGGTCTCATTTGGTCAATTAGTCAAGCAATCTAGTCACCCTCACTTTATACCTAATTAGTATCCTACAACTGTCGGTCTCAAGCCTTAAGCTCATTCACTAGAGGCCCGCAATGTAGTCTTTGGATGCACATCCTTGGCAAGCAGGTATTTGACGTTTCTTCATCTTCTACGGTGAGGCCCACGACTCGTACAAGGAGAACTTGTTCTACCGGATTCTTGTTGTCGGTGGGCTATTTATCCTCTTTGTGCAAATGCTACTAGGCAAAATTATCGTCATCGTCTTTTAGGTGTCTgaccatcatcttcatcaccgATGTTCGACTAGGGCTCTTACTCGATGGTGATCATCGGCGGCGAGGCTTTGAGATTGACTGAAGTCTATTGTCTCTCCCGACTAGCCTTCCACGTGCCCTCTGCCTACATGGTAGAACAATACATATTATCTCGGGCATTGCTGTAAATTGCCTCATGCCGGGACTGTAGTCATTTTTGTAATGGATGACAGGTCCTTTATTTGGCGAGAAAAACAATAGATGGGCATTGTTGAATGGAAAGGTCGACGGGTCTCTATGAGTGAGACTTGTGTGAGGTGGGTAAGGTTGATTGGGTATTTAGAGGGTGTAAGGAAAAAATAATTCTATTTATATTTCGCTCCATAATTAATTCCATCAAAGTTATACAAGATTTTTGAGAATCAACCCGTAGATGAGTGGTTAGGAGGGTGATTGTACCCTTGCACTAGGGATCAAACACTCATTGAGGAGTTTCGATCACCCTGTCTTAAAAGTTTGCATGAATCTTTAAAATGACGTAAGGCTATCACCATGTCAGCCTCGAGATCAAACGTAATTTTAATACAGAAAACTACACTATCATTTTGAAATATGCACAGTTTTTACCCATGTACCAAAGcaaagttcttgaaatattttaaAACATTGTTGTAAGTATCACTAGTCCATCTTCTTCACTCTTTGGATGTTTCTAATTTTTATAACATTTTTTCAATATAGTACAGAGGTAGGCACTTAAATATATGCACACGTCTATATAAACGCATGCACTTACGTCCTATCATTACGAGCAACTTAAAAAAACTGAAACAACACATTTTGCTTTAATAAATTCTAAAAAATACAAGGAGCGCTGTCAAGTTTAAGACTTACCCAAATACCTTGGTATCTAACCACAGTTTGTTTGGGCctgattcttaaggccttgtttggttatGATTTAACCCACAGGGATTATCGGGGATCGTCGTCTAAAACCACGTGGTTCATTTCAGCCGGGATCTGTTCCCCACGgattcaatttagttgtttggTTTTGACCATAGCGTGAATATTCCGTGCTCAAACCACTACGATCCACTTCCTTCCATCAGGACTGCAAGAATCTCCTCCTACCGGTGAAACAAATACACGACTAAAGGTAACGAAACGAGTGGAGATTAATGACCGTAAGTGGTCAAGCTAATCCCTGCATGGATTAGTTCCACTTGGGGTTTGGTTTCCTTGTAACTAAACAAGGCCTAAAGTCTTTTAAACGGATTAGCGCGTGAGATTGAAGCGGTGAGCAGCTCCATGCTCGAGAAGAAAGAGACAGCCGGTACTCCACGTGTCGAAGCTCACCACAGACGTGCCAGCGTCGCCGAGGAACCCAGCAGAAAAATATGGGAAATGGCGACGACGAGAAGGTGGAAGGCCTCCACCACTCTCGACAGCCCCCGCACGGCGAgacttcctcctcctccccctcctcccgccACGCCACGAAGCGACGACGCGCGCACGGCGCGGCAGCAGCCATGGCCGACCGCTTCTTTCCCAACGACCTCCCCGACTTCGTCGCCGAGGCACCCGACGGCGGCGGCCCTCCCGCCGCCGGGCTCCGCGGCCTGCTCTCTCTCCCCTACCCCAGGCTCTCCGACCGGCTCCTCCGCGCCGCCCTCCGGCTCAAGGACAAGGCACGCCGGCTTTGCTTTTCATTGCCTGTATCGTGGTTTGATTTCGGGGCACGCTGTGCCGCGCGCGAGGTGCTCGACTGATTGATTGTGTCCTGCAGGTCGTGCAAGAGACGTGGACTAGGACGGGGGGCCAGGTGACGGACTACACGCTCTACACGGGCGCGCTAGGGACGGCGCTACTGCTGTTCAAGGCCTTCCAGGTCACCGGCGACCGTCGTGATCTCAACCTCGCCAGCGACATCGTCCAAGCCTGTGATGTCGCGTCGCTTGGCCTACCGTAAGATGGCGACTCCATCCCAATGTTTCAGTTTTGTAGTTGTTTTGGTTAGATTCTTCCGGTCGTTGTTAATTCATGTGAAATGATCGCCTTGTTGCAAGGCGCAGGTTCTTGACTTTCATATCCGGGAGGGCTGGCGTCTGCGCTCTCGGAGCAGTGATCGCAAAGCATTGCAATGATCAGTTgatggtgaccaactttctgagcTCGTTTGATGAGGTGAGCCTTCAATTAAGCGTCATTTCGGTTCTGGAGTCATTATGTCAATTTCTGTGCTATTCTGCTACATGGTCGTAGAACCATGGATGGTATTACCTAGTGTTGTTGGCAGAGTTGTCTTACATTTGTGATCTTGTAGATAATTatcacagagaaagttccaaacgAGCTGCTGTATGGAAGGGCGGGTTATTTGTGGGCTTGCTTGTTCCTGAATGAGCATCTCAGTGACAAGACAATTCCTGCTGAACACATTGTATGTTGACACTATGATTATGTTCACATTATTTGTTTTTGTAGAACAATGTGGAAGCTACAGCTTATCTAATCACGCAAAACCGCTGCAATGATGCAGAGTTCTGTGGCAAAGGACATAATTAGGGAGGGAAGGAAGCTGTCGAACAAGGGGAGCTGCCCACTGATGTATGAGTGGCATGGGAAGAAGTACTGGGGTGCTGCCCATGGACTTGCTGGAATCATGCATGTTCTGATGCACACTGAATTGAAGCTGGATGAGCAGGATGACGTGAAGAATACTCTGCGGTACATGATCAGTAaccggtttccaagtggaaactaTCCCTCGAGTGAAGACAGTGAATCCGATCGCCTGGTGCATTGGTGCCATGGTACCCCTGGTGTTGCTCTTACACTTGCTAAGGCATATCAGGTATTGCTGCATCTGTAGAGAGTTTTTCTATAGGatcttcctaagcacgtatgcatCTCATTCACAGCACATATCTGCGAAGTTGTTCGAGGTTGTGCATGCATGTTCACATAGGCAAGTTTGTTCAGGCCTCAGCAGGAGTTTTTACTGACAACCAATTAGGATTTGGCACAAGTTTTAGTTATGACGGATGAGTTGCCAAGCAATAGTAATCTATTAACTAAGCTTTCCCTTTGGTCACAATGATGAGCTAACCGTTTGTGTTTCAGGTGTTCCAAGACGATCACTTCAAGCAGTCCGCTGCAGAGGCTGCTGAAGTTGTCTGGAACCGTGGTCTTCTCAAGCGAGTTGGAATATGCCACGGTATAAGCGGGAATGCCTATGTATTCCTCTCACTTTACAGGCTAACAGGCAATGTTGAGTATCTCTACCGGGCTAaggcttttgcttgctttctgcttGAAAATGCTGATCGATTGATTGCTGAGGAGGCCATGCATGGTGGTGACCGTCCGTTTTCATTGTTTGAAGGAAAGGCTGGGATGGCATACCTCCTTTTAGACATGGTTAACCCCTCTGAATCAAGGTTCCCCGCCTACGAACTTTGAGTTCCAGCATCAATCTATGTAGGCCCAGCGATCCGTCTGTCCAAACAATCTGAGTTAAGTAGTACTTGTCTTCTTATCTACCCTGTAAAATGTACCTTGGTGCGGTTGATATCCTTGTGAAGTTTAGTATTTCTGACTCTGCAAACTTGAACCTTTGTGAAGTATGTTCTTGACGGAGTTCTGGTAATAATGCTCGTCTTTGTGTTGAATTGTGCCTATTGAATAAAATGAGTGCTTTGGGATGCAAATGATATCATGGCCAGCAGCAAGGGCGATTGCTTTCGGATGAAATGTGGATGTAGCCTTTCCTTGCTTAAACTTTAAGATGTAGTATTTTCTTTTAACAATTAGGAAGTAGTATTTTTGACCCATGCACATGAACATTTGTATGTTCTCAACATTGGCCCTCCACATTTCATTATTTCTACCCGAAAGCTAACGCCCACACAAAGGCTGGGGCGGACGGGGCGGTCGCCCCGGGCCCCCAACATCCAGGGGCCCCTTCGCACTAGCCCAGAGCACAGATCGTGAATCTTTTTTCCAGCAAGCAGCTGGCGTGCGCGCGTGCCGCATCTGGAGGCTCTTCTCTCATCTCTCAATAGGAAAAATAATTAGGTAGATAGCCCATGACCCAAGGACGCAGTCTTGTCTTCGAGATTTTTTTTTCTAACAAGAAGATCGCTATAATCATTTATTTCCTATTAAGACTGCTACTATCCATTGCTACCATCCGTAAATCCCCAATTCCACTATCCACCAATTCCACTATCCACCAGACCCATTGCTCCAACCGCGAAAATCGCGTGCCCAGGCACAGACGCCGGCGAGAACTCCGCTCGCCACACTCGAGTTTCCAGGCGCTATATGCACGGTCCACATGGCCGAGCGCCTCCCATCAGCCGTCGGTTCACTCCAGATCAGGTCCTTGCAAAGCGCCAGATTACCGAGCAATCGATGTAAGTCCAAGGTGCATCATATTACTGTTTTGAAATTCAGCCATTTATGAGGTATACATCCTTATTATTATACTCACAAATTATATCACTTATGTTAAAAATAATTTATTGGATTAATGGCAAATCTACTTTTATGTTTAAGTAAAAGGTATAATTTGAATGCTGAAGGCTTCTTAGATTTTCGCAAAAAAGGTGGCTTCTTAGATTGAATGAGATATTTTCATAGGAATTTTATTGTGCTTTTGCTGCATTTATTTTCATTAGGTTTGAGTTTAGAGATCTTACAATTTGTCCTATGTGATTGCATGTATCTTCACCCACATTATTGTAAATTCAAGAGCTTTAAACTCTTGTG encodes:
- the LOC123410103 gene encoding lanC-like protein GCL2 isoform X2, which produces MGNGDDEKVEGLHHSRQPPHGETSSSSPSSRHATKRRRAHGAAAAMADRFFPNDLPDFVAEAPDGGGPPAAGLRGLLSLPYPRLSDRLLRAALRLKDKVVQETWTRTGGQVTDYTLYTGALGTALLLFKAFQVTGDRRDLNLASDIVQACDVASLGLPFLTFISGRAGVCALGAVIAKHCNDQLMVTNFLSSFDEIIITEKVPNELLYGRAGYLWACLFLNEHLSDKTIPAEHISSVAKDIIREGRKLSNKGSCPLMYEWHGKKYWGAAHGLAGIMHVLMHTELKLDEQDDVKNTLRYMISNRFPSGNYPSSEDSESDRLVHWCHGTPGVALTLAKAYQVFQDDHFKQSAAEAAEVVWNRGLLKRVGICHGISGNAYVFLSLYRLTGNVEYLYRAKAFACFLLENADRLIAEEAMHGGDRPFSLFEGKAGMAYLLLDMVNPSESRFPAYEL
- the LOC123410103 gene encoding lanC-like protein GCL2 isoform X1; amino-acid sequence: MGNGDDEKVEGLHHSRQPPHGETSSSSPSSRHATKRRRAHGAAAAMADRFFPNDLPDFVAEAPDGGGPPAAGLRGLLSLPYPRLSDRLLRAALRLKDKVVQETWTRTGGQVTDYTLYTGALGTALLLFKAFQVTGDRRDLNLASDIVQACDVASLGLPRRFLTFISGRAGVCALGAVIAKHCNDQLMVTNFLSSFDEIIITEKVPNELLYGRAGYLWACLFLNEHLSDKTIPAEHISSVAKDIIREGRKLSNKGSCPLMYEWHGKKYWGAAHGLAGIMHVLMHTELKLDEQDDVKNTLRYMISNRFPSGNYPSSEDSESDRLVHWCHGTPGVALTLAKAYQVFQDDHFKQSAAEAAEVVWNRGLLKRVGICHGISGNAYVFLSLYRLTGNVEYLYRAKAFACFLLENADRLIAEEAMHGGDRPFSLFEGKAGMAYLLLDMVNPSESRFPAYEL